From a single Collibacillus ludicampi genomic region:
- a CDS encoding amino acid permease, whose amino-acid sequence MNQKNELKRTMTSRHLFMISLGGVIGSGFFLGTGYTINQAGPGGAVLSYIVGGLIMYLTMLCLGELAVAMPVSGSFQTYSTQFIGPGFGFTIGWTYWLGWAATVALELVSAGTLMQRWFPHTPIWVWCSVFGILLFAINALSARSFAETEFWFASVKVTAIILFIILGGAAMFGLIHMKGNTPAPMLSNFLSDGLFPNGFTGLLLTMITVNFSFQGTELIGIAAGESQTPDQTIPRSIRNTVWRTMFFFVLAIFVLAGLIPWKQAGVIESPFVVVFDQIGIPYAADLMNFVILTALLSVANSGLYAATRMLWALSQSDMAPSVFGRTTQKGIPMNALLLTMGVACLSLLSSVVAENTIYLWLISIAGLGAQVGWISITASQYVFRKRFLAEGGKLEDLKFRTPLYPFLPIIGTVLNITVLISMAFDKDQRIALYCGIPFMLACYLYYHLKIKNKKSIHALKTRDTLT is encoded by the coding sequence ATGAATCAGAAAAACGAATTAAAACGTACCATGACAAGCAGACATTTATTCATGATCTCCCTCGGCGGGGTGATCGGTTCCGGATTTTTTCTCGGTACCGGCTACACGATTAACCAAGCCGGGCCAGGAGGAGCCGTCCTGTCTTATATCGTCGGCGGTTTGATTATGTACTTGACGATGCTCTGCCTCGGAGAGTTGGCCGTTGCCATGCCGGTTTCCGGTTCGTTCCAAACGTACAGCACTCAATTTATCGGCCCGGGTTTTGGCTTCACCATCGGTTGGACCTATTGGCTCGGGTGGGCAGCTACGGTCGCTCTGGAGCTTGTTTCGGCAGGGACATTGATGCAAAGATGGTTTCCCCATACCCCTATCTGGGTCTGGTGCTCCGTGTTCGGCATTCTGCTCTTCGCTATCAATGCCCTTTCCGCGCGAAGTTTCGCGGAAACCGAATTCTGGTTTGCCAGTGTGAAAGTCACAGCGATCATTTTATTCATTATCCTTGGCGGCGCAGCGATGTTCGGTTTGATTCATATGAAAGGGAACACACCCGCCCCGATGCTATCGAACTTCTTGAGTGACGGACTCTTCCCCAACGGGTTTACTGGGCTTCTCCTAACGATGATCACAGTGAACTTTTCATTCCAGGGAACCGAACTGATCGGTATCGCCGCGGGAGAAAGCCAAACGCCGGATCAGACGATTCCTAGATCCATCAGAAATACGGTCTGGCGAACCATGTTTTTCTTCGTGCTCGCCATTTTCGTTCTCGCAGGACTCATTCCCTGGAAGCAGGCAGGGGTCATCGAGAGCCCGTTCGTCGTCGTATTCGATCAGATCGGGATTCCTTATGCGGCCGATCTCATGAACTTCGTCATTCTTACCGCTCTCTTGTCGGTGGCCAATTCGGGACTGTATGCGGCAACCCGGATGCTTTGGGCACTTTCGCAAAGTGACATGGCACCATCCGTTTTTGGCAGAACTACACAAAAGGGTATCCCGATGAACGCCTTGCTCCTGACCATGGGAGTCGCTTGTCTCTCTTTGCTTTCCAGCGTCGTTGCTGAGAACACGATATATCTCTGGCTGATCTCCATTGCCGGATTGGGGGCACAAGTCGGGTGGATTTCAATCACCGCCAGCCAATATGTTTTCCGTAAGCGTTTTCTTGCAGAAGGCGGCAAGCTTGAAGATCTTAAATTCCGCACGCCGCTCTATCCGTTCCTTCCCATCATTGGAACCGTACTGAATATCACCGTCTTGATCAGTATGGCCTTCGATAAGGACCAAAGAATCGCTTTATATTGCGGGATCCCTTTTATGCTCGCATGCTACCTCTATTATCACCTAAAAATTAAAAACAAAAAGAGCATACACGCTTTAAAAACCAGAGACACTCTCACGTAA
- a CDS encoding ATP-binding protein, with translation MRSKSQSENQSVQDTDHTLSRLASIGQMAAGIAHEVRNPLTAVKGFLQLMQKESPHAFLETASSELERAISTLQNLLEVAKPDLDDEPFVAVNLCSELEAILYLFQDQIYRVHIEKHFLNTDQMIYGKRNQLKKAFFNLLKNAFEAIPDRGTISIQHYRMGDSVYVTIQDTGIGIPEEKLSLLGTPFFSMKENGTGMGLAQVFSTIYQHGATIDVKSKEGKGTTFTIIFPVTLRLEDGVIDMQLQYISGQSLRDFILQNEDRIHETLSTQVKDLLQQVDSRFSKNVFETFQKMIHFLVEGRQHELVVLAKERGQIGAKTDIPLVVLLELIQTKRKVYWEILHQYFKQVDLDKENFFQLERKTNSLFDTYIMHYFSSYIEYKDELLRAQREIIDDLTVPIIPISSTMAVLPILGTVDTYRAKRIQERALTQISTLKTERIIIDLSGVAIMDTAVVGHLFRIVEGISLMGCKAVVTGIRPEIANTMINMGISLTGKIETKGTLQQAIEEFGLK, from the coding sequence TTGCGGTCTAAGAGTCAGTCTGAAAATCAATCGGTGCAGGATACAGATCACACGTTGAGTCGTTTGGCCTCCATTGGTCAAATGGCGGCCGGAATCGCGCATGAAGTCCGCAACCCGTTGACAGCGGTGAAAGGATTTCTGCAATTGATGCAGAAGGAATCTCCTCACGCTTTTTTGGAGACTGCATCTTCGGAATTGGAGAGAGCGATATCGACTCTTCAAAATTTATTGGAAGTTGCAAAACCTGATTTGGATGATGAGCCGTTTGTGGCCGTCAATCTTTGTTCTGAGTTGGAAGCGATTCTTTACTTGTTTCAAGATCAGATATACAGGGTACATATCGAAAAACACTTTCTCAATACGGACCAGATGATTTACGGGAAACGCAATCAGTTGAAAAAAGCGTTCTTTAACTTGCTGAAGAACGCGTTTGAAGCGATTCCCGACCGAGGAACCATCTCGATTCAACATTATCGAATGGGAGATTCGGTGTATGTAACCATTCAGGATACGGGGATCGGTATTCCTGAGGAAAAACTCTCGCTCTTGGGGACCCCCTTTTTCTCGATGAAGGAGAACGGGACTGGAATGGGACTCGCGCAAGTCTTTTCAACGATCTACCAACATGGCGCGACCATCGATGTAAAGAGCAAGGAAGGGAAAGGAACCACATTTACGATTATATTTCCCGTCACATTGAGACTCGAGGATGGAGTGATTGATATGCAATTGCAGTACATAAGCGGACAAAGTTTGCGGGACTTTATTCTTCAGAATGAAGATCGAATTCATGAGACGTTGAGCACACAGGTGAAAGATCTATTGCAACAAGTAGATTCTCGTTTTAGTAAAAATGTCTTTGAGACGTTTCAGAAAATGATTCATTTTCTAGTTGAAGGCAGACAACATGAACTTGTCGTTCTTGCCAAGGAACGCGGACAAATCGGAGCGAAAACGGATATTCCTTTAGTGGTTCTCCTGGAATTGATCCAGACGAAACGAAAAGTATATTGGGAAATTCTGCACCAATATTTTAAACAAGTCGACCTTGATAAAGAGAACTTCTTTCAACTGGAGAGGAAAACGAATTCGTTGTTTGACACGTATATCATGCATTACTTTTCAAGTTATATCGAATATAAGGATGAACTTCTCCGTGCTCAACGCGAGATCATTGATGATTTAACGGTTCCCATCATACCGATATCTTCGACAATGGCAGTATTGCCCATCTTGGGAACGGTGGATACATATCGGGCCAAGAGAATTCAGGAGCGAGCATTAACACAAATTTCCACTTTGAAAACAGAGAGGATTATCATCGATCTGTCTGGTGTCGCTATTATGGATACCGCGGTAGTCGGTCATTTGTTCCGGATTGTAGAGGGAATCAGTTTAATGGGCTGCAAGGCGGTCGTCACGGGTATTCGCCCGGAAATCGCGAACACAATGATCAATATGGGGATCTCATTGACGGGGAAAATCGAGACGAAAGGTACTTTACAACAAGCGATCGAGGAATTCGGTCTAAAATAA
- a CDS encoding APC family permease: protein MNNLEGQLRKEIGLTVSISIVIGTVIGSGIFMKPGKVIASAGDPSMALLAWVLGGLLTLAAGLTIAEVSTQIPKTGGLYVYLEEVYGKIWGFMSGWVQTIIYGPAVIGALGLYFGSLVIHMFGMADGWKTSIGIAAIVFLAVMNSLGAKWGGWIQTAATLGKLMPIALIAIFGIWKGHGQLWNTGELSSQTNMGVAILATLWAYDGWILIGLVAGEMKNPAKMLPRAIIGGLAVVIVAYLSVNVALLHVLSADQIVALGDNAASQAASLLFGEIGGKLIPIGILISIFGCLNGKIFTFPRIPFAMAERAQLPFSRVLSKVHERFGTPVFAILLETMIAILLMLLGNPDRLSDIAIFAIYIFYIQAFLAAFILRKRNPGKARIYSVPLYPITPILAIIGSGYVIVSTVMTNPSDTMFAIALTLIGLPLYLLLNRSEAQILVDSPSNR, encoded by the coding sequence ATGAACAATCTGGAAGGACAGTTGCGTAAAGAGATCGGCCTTACGGTTTCCATATCGATCGTCATCGGTACGGTGATCGGTTCCGGAATTTTCATGAAACCGGGAAAAGTGATCGCATCTGCAGGAGATCCCTCAATGGCTTTGCTCGCCTGGGTGCTTGGAGGTCTTCTCACATTGGCGGCGGGATTGACGATCGCGGAAGTAAGTACACAGATCCCGAAGACGGGAGGGCTGTATGTGTATCTGGAAGAAGTGTATGGGAAAATATGGGGGTTCATGAGCGGTTGGGTGCAAACGATCATTTACGGCCCTGCCGTCATCGGAGCGTTAGGGTTATATTTTGGATCCTTAGTGATTCATATGTTCGGAATGGCGGATGGGTGGAAGACGTCGATCGGGATTGCTGCCATCGTCTTTTTGGCAGTGATGAATAGCCTCGGTGCCAAATGGGGAGGATGGATTCAAACAGCTGCTACGCTCGGTAAGTTAATGCCAATCGCTTTGATCGCGATCTTCGGCATCTGGAAGGGACATGGGCAACTTTGGAATACAGGTGAATTGTCTTCACAAACAAATATGGGGGTAGCGATTCTTGCCACGTTGTGGGCGTATGACGGGTGGATCCTTATCGGACTTGTGGCGGGTGAAATGAAAAATCCCGCAAAGATGTTGCCCCGTGCGATCATCGGGGGATTAGCCGTTGTCATCGTCGCCTATCTGTCTGTCAACGTCGCCTTACTTCATGTATTGTCGGCCGATCAAATCGTGGCTTTGGGCGACAACGCCGCGAGCCAAGCGGCATCGTTGCTGTTCGGGGAGATCGGGGGGAAACTGATTCCCATCGGTATTCTCATATCGATTTTTGGCTGCCTAAATGGAAAGATTTTCACTTTCCCGCGCATCCCCTTTGCGATGGCGGAGCGGGCACAACTTCCGTTTTCCCGTGTCTTGTCGAAGGTGCATGAAAGATTCGGGACACCCGTTTTTGCGATCCTTCTTGAAACAATGATCGCCATCTTGCTCATGTTGCTAGGGAATCCTGATCGGTTATCCGATATCGCCATCTTCGCGATTTACATATTCTATATTCAAGCATTCCTCGCGGCCTTTATCCTGCGCAAACGAAATCCAGGAAAAGCGCGGATTTACAGTGTTCCCCTCTATCCGATCACCCCGATTCTCGCGATCATCGGCTCGGGATATGTGATCGTTAGCACAGTGATGACCAATCCGAGTGACACCATGTTTGCGATCGCTTTGACACTCATTGGGTTACCGCTCTATCTGTTGTTAAACCGTTCGGAAGCACAGATACTGGTTGATTCCCCGTCTAATCGATAG
- a CDS encoding spore germination protein: MISESTLPEKPCIHLDENIHLLNELLGADISWDIIHKEFHFGGIRMYSYCINGFFYTQSLVNILKDVSRIMEEYVSEHDKIEIQKLQSYLNTHISFVQVSTASNMRDILYFILSGPIVFLFDGLQEALIIDTRVYPSRNPSEPEVERVVRGPRDGFTETMLTNTALIRRRLRDPKLRIELFRVGKRSKTDVSLLYIADITNPQLIDEIRKQIKAIDIDGIPMADGALIDYLTDQKTKWNIYPSVRLTERPDVAATALLEGQIVVIIDTTPEALILPCVFLQHVQHPDDYHLSPFAGTYFRLALLGSLIISIFLSPLWLALVGLGTALPQWLMFINPDNESQIPLTLQLLILEFGVDIFRRAVVNTPVPMASAIGFVSAVIFSQLAVKAKLFDTDVLVYTTMCAMTQYATASLELSNANRVARVFLILITGIFSVFHLGWLGFLIGIIILFIGLLRKRAFGIPYLWPLIPFNWEAFQDILFRQPFKNKAHRPSIFRPIDPTRK, translated from the coding sequence GTGATTTCAGAATCTACGCTCCCCGAGAAACCCTGTATCCATTTGGATGAAAATATTCACTTGCTCAATGAACTGCTTGGGGCGGATATAAGCTGGGATATCATTCACAAAGAATTTCATTTCGGCGGAATACGCATGTATTCCTATTGTATAAATGGTTTTTTTTACACACAGAGCTTAGTAAACATTTTGAAAGATGTTTCCCGAATCATGGAAGAATACGTGTCCGAACATGACAAGATTGAAATTCAAAAGTTACAATCCTATCTGAATACGCACATTTCATTTGTCCAGGTTTCGACAGCATCGAATATGCGGGACATCCTGTATTTTATCTTATCCGGCCCAATCGTTTTCCTTTTCGATGGCCTGCAAGAAGCGCTCATCATCGATACGCGCGTGTATCCGTCTCGCAACCCGTCTGAACCCGAAGTTGAACGGGTGGTTCGCGGGCCGAGGGATGGCTTCACAGAAACGATGCTTACGAATACGGCGTTAATTCGTCGCCGCCTCCGTGACCCGAAACTTCGCATTGAACTGTTTCGAGTGGGTAAACGCTCGAAAACGGATGTCAGTCTGCTTTATATCGCAGACATCACCAATCCTCAACTGATCGATGAGATTCGAAAGCAGATCAAGGCGATCGACATCGATGGCATCCCGATGGCGGACGGGGCTTTGATCGATTATTTGACAGACCAGAAGACGAAGTGGAATATTTATCCCTCCGTTCGCTTGACAGAGCGTCCAGATGTTGCCGCGACGGCACTTTTGGAAGGACAGATTGTTGTCATCATCGATACGACGCCTGAGGCGTTGATTCTTCCATGCGTGTTTTTACAACATGTTCAACATCCAGACGATTATCATTTATCGCCTTTTGCGGGGACGTATTTTCGTTTGGCCTTATTGGGATCGCTAATTATCTCCATTTTCTTGAGTCCTTTGTGGCTGGCGTTAGTGGGACTCGGAACGGCATTACCGCAATGGCTGATGTTTATTAACCCGGACAATGAAAGCCAAATCCCGCTGACGCTTCAATTGCTCATTCTGGAATTTGGGGTCGATATCTTTCGTCGTGCCGTGGTCAATACACCTGTACCGATGGCGTCGGCGATCGGCTTTGTGTCAGCCGTCATTTTCAGTCAACTGGCCGTTAAAGCGAAACTTTTCGATACGGATGTGCTTGTCTACACGACGATGTGTGCGATGACGCAATATGCGACCGCATCATTGGAGTTATCGAATGCGAATCGGGTGGCTCGTGTCTTTCTGATTCTGATCACAGGGATTTTCAGCGTGTTTCATCTCGGTTGGTTGGGATTTTTGATCGGAATCATCATTCTGTTTATCGGTTTGTTACGGAAACGAGCGTTCGGAATCCCGTATCTTTGGCCACTGATTCCCTTTAATTGGGAAGCTTTTCAAGATATTCTGTTTCGGCAACCTTTCAAAAACAAAGCACATCGTCCCTCCATCTTTCGTCCGATCGATCCGACGAGAAAGTAG
- a CDS encoding CidA/LrgA family protein, giving the protein MKTFVKGTVQVVFLIVFSLAGNFLAKILHVDIPGSILGLALLFLLLHFKLIRVEWVELGASWLLAEMLLFFIPPAVGIIQYTDLIARMGLGVVFVIIFSTLIVMICTGWFAELLYHRRKEKRHGRTLGNH; this is encoded by the coding sequence GTGAAAACATTTGTCAAGGGAACTGTACAGGTGGTTTTCCTCATCGTGTTTTCGCTTGCAGGAAACTTCTTGGCAAAGATTCTGCACGTAGATATTCCTGGCAGTATTCTTGGTTTGGCTCTGCTTTTCCTGTTGTTACACTTCAAACTCATTCGTGTCGAGTGGGTAGAATTAGGCGCTAGCTGGTTACTTGCAGAAATGCTTCTTTTTTTTATTCCGCCAGCGGTCGGTATCATACAATACACGGATTTGATAGCCCGTATGGGTCTCGGAGTTGTTTTCGTTATCATCTTCAGTACTCTTATTGTCATGATCTGCACAGGCTGGTTCGCCGAACTACTCTACCATCGCAGAAAGGAAAAAAGACATGGAAGGACACTGGGGAATCATTAG
- a CDS encoding LrgB family protein, whose product MEGHWGIISIWLTVCIYWFTKGIYKRWHYPFLTPVLICPLLLISILLSFHISYPTYMTGAKWLSDLLEPATVAFAVPMYKHFHLLKKHARELLTSVITGCIVSVLSSVLFALGVHLNPQVINSLIPRSVTTPIAIVISQMIGGTATMTAVFVIMTGIIGSIVGPLIIRYLPIRTALAKGAMFGMGAHGIGTSKAFE is encoded by the coding sequence ATGGAAGGACACTGGGGAATCATTAGTATCTGGTTGACGGTATGTATTTATTGGTTCACAAAAGGTATCTACAAACGCTGGCATTATCCGTTTCTCACGCCTGTTTTGATCTGTCCTTTACTTCTGATCTCGATACTCTTGTCGTTTCATATCTCCTATCCAACATACATGACTGGCGCTAAATGGTTGAGCGATCTTCTTGAACCCGCGACCGTGGCATTTGCTGTCCCTATGTATAAGCATTTCCATTTACTCAAAAAACACGCACGGGAACTCTTGACGAGTGTGATAACAGGATGTATCGTTTCCGTCCTATCTTCCGTACTCTTTGCTCTTGGAGTTCATCTCAATCCACAAGTGATTAACAGCTTAATCCCTCGTTCCGTGACCACACCGATCGCGATTGTTATTTCGCAAATGATTGGCGGAACAGCAACGATGACGGCCGTTTTTGTCATTATGACGGGCATCATCGGATCAATCGTGGGACCATTGATAATCCGTTATCTTCCGATCCGTACGGCGTTAGCAAAAGGAGCCATGTTCGGAATGGGAGCACACGGTATCGGGACAAGCAAAGCCTTCGAGTAG
- a CDS encoding aminotransferase A produces the protein MEHLINRRVRDIQVSGIRRFSNMVAQYPDAISLTIGQPDFPTPEHVKDAGKRAISENKTTYTPNAGLLELRKAASHFLESKYQLSYNPDDEIIVTNGASEAIDVTLRTILEEGCEVILPGPVYPGYEPIIKLCGAVPVYIDTTNNGFRMSAEMIRANITEKTRCIILPYPSNPTGCTLDEKSIQEIAELLADKEIFILSDEIYSELIYDGTHRSIAAIPSVRNQTIVINGLSKSHSMTGWRIGFTFAPAYITQQMVKVHQYNVSCASSISQYAAIEALTHGLDDAEVMKREYRKRRDFTYDRLVDLGFEIIKPEGAFYLFPSIKKFNLSSFEFATKLLEKERVAVVPGDAFSRYGEGYIRISYAYSMETLECALDRLERFVRTL, from the coding sequence ATGGAACATTTGATCAACCGTAGAGTCCGAGATATTCAAGTGTCGGGGATTCGAAGATTTTCCAACATGGTCGCACAGTATCCGGATGCGATCTCGCTCACGATCGGGCAGCCTGACTTCCCAACTCCCGAACATGTCAAAGATGCAGGGAAACGTGCGATCAGCGAAAATAAAACCACCTATACGCCAAACGCCGGACTCCTTGAGTTGAGAAAAGCGGCCAGTCATTTTCTTGAAAGCAAATACCAATTATCCTATAACCCGGACGATGAGATTATCGTTACCAACGGTGCAAGTGAAGCGATCGATGTGACGCTCAGAACCATTCTTGAAGAAGGATGTGAAGTGATTCTTCCGGGACCGGTGTATCCTGGATATGAACCGATTATCAAGCTTTGCGGCGCAGTGCCCGTTTACATAGATACGACGAACAACGGTTTTCGCATGAGCGCCGAAATGATACGTGCGAACATTACTGAAAAGACCCGCTGTATCATCCTTCCTTATCCATCGAACCCGACTGGCTGTACGCTTGATGAAAAGAGCATTCAAGAAATTGCGGAGTTACTCGCAGACAAAGAAATATTCATTCTCTCAGATGAGATATACAGTGAACTGATCTATGACGGTACCCATCGTTCCATCGCCGCTATTCCGTCTGTCAGAAATCAAACCATCGTTATCAACGGCCTTTCCAAATCCCATTCGATGACCGGATGGAGGATCGGCTTCACTTTTGCTCCCGCTTACATTACACAACAGATGGTGAAAGTGCACCAATATAACGTCTCATGTGCCAGCTCCATCAGTCAATACGCCGCGATTGAGGCGTTGACACACGGGCTCGACGATGCGGAAGTGATGAAAAGAGAATACAGAAAAAGAAGAGATTTCACGTATGATCGCCTCGTAGATCTCGGCTTTGAGATCATCAAACCGGAAGGGGCGTTTTATCTCTTTCCTTCGATCAAAAAATTCAACCTGTCTTCGTTTGAATTTGCGACAAAACTTTTAGAAAAGGAAAGAGTAGCCGTCGTCCCCGGAGACGCATTCTCACGATATGGTGAAGGGTATATCCGCATCTCTTATGCGTATTCAATGGAAACACTGGAATGCGCGCTCGATCGTCTTGAGCGGTTCGTTCGCACGCTGTGA
- a CDS encoding DeoR/GlpR family DNA-binding transcription regulator, with protein MYQEERLISILQHLKDHKRISIQEICDLFSVSRDTARRDIIKLEEQGRIIRTRGGAILPTLKKEIFAYKERLGREPVEKRDIARVAASLIKDGDYIIMDASTTVQFVAEYLSTKNNVVVTNSIDIADLLSRKEDIKIRLLGGELNPRHRFLYGASTISKLSEYQVDKLFLGACGITSDGLTYPDEEEGYVKREMIRRADQVIVLADHTKFGKRLFHKISGFENIDIIITDQEPDGDIAAILREHNVEVIITTE; from the coding sequence ATGTACCAAGAAGAGCGGTTAATTTCCATTTTGCAGCATCTAAAAGATCATAAGAGAATCAGTATACAAGAGATCTGCGACTTGTTTTCCGTATCGCGGGACACAGCTCGACGTGACATCATCAAGCTGGAAGAGCAGGGAAGAATTATTCGTACCCGAGGAGGGGCGATCCTGCCGACATTGAAAAAGGAAATATTCGCGTACAAGGAACGTTTGGGCAGGGAACCTGTCGAGAAGCGTGATATTGCCCGTGTGGCCGCTTCCTTGATAAAAGATGGAGACTACATCATAATGGATGCCTCGACTACAGTACAGTTTGTGGCAGAATACTTATCGACCAAAAACAATGTCGTTGTGACCAACTCCATCGATATCGCGGATTTGCTTTCCAGAAAAGAAGACATTAAGATTCGACTTCTGGGGGGAGAGCTAAATCCTCGACATCGCTTTTTATATGGGGCATCAACGATTTCCAAGTTATCTGAGTATCAAGTGGATAAACTTTTTTTAGGCGCATGCGGTATTACTTCTGACGGTTTGACTTATCCTGATGAGGAAGAAGGGTATGTCAAACGAGAGATGATTCGGCGCGCAGACCAGGTCATTGTCTTAGCCGATCACACAAAATTTGGAAAGCGTCTGTTCCACAAAATATCGGGATTTGAAAACATCGATATCATTATTACCGATCAGGAACCTGATGGTGATATTGCCGCAATTTTGCGTGAACATAACGTAGAGGTCATCATTACTACGGAATGA